From Granulimonas faecalis:
GGAGGCCCCAGTCGGTGTTGGTCTGGTTGTTGGAGATGACGATGAGCAGGTAGCCCATGCCGGCGGCGCGCCCGCGGTCGCGCACGCCCCGGGCCACGTGCTCGTAGAGGCGGTCCGCCATGGCATCGGGCCCCTCGAGGTCGTTGCCGTACTTGTCGGCGGCCTTGAGGTCGGCCTGGATGCGGGCCAGGCGCGCGGCCTCGGCTGGGTCGGCGGACGTGAAGTCCGCGTCGCAGGCGGCCACAACCTCCTCCAGCGTGTAGCGGCCCTCGTCGAACACCAGGGTCTTGAGGGCCCAGAGGGAGTCGGAGGCGTTGATGTTGCCGTAGGTCTCGCAGGTGCCGCCCAGGATCTCCACGCCGCCGTCGAGCAGGGCCCGGCCGCGGCCGAGGCAGTCGTCGGTGAGCATGGAGGCGAACAGGAAGCCCACCTCGCGGTTCATCACCCGGTAGCTGGCCGTCTGACAGCTCTCGGCGAGGTCGAGGTAGTGGTCGAGGAGGGCCGTGTAGTTGTCCCAGACGTCCTCGAAGGTGCGGAGCTCCGCCAGGGGGCGCACGGCCACGGGGCCGGCCTTCTGCACGCCGTCCTGGGGGTCCACGCCGCCGTGGAGGCTCATCTGCAGGATCTTGAGCAGGTTGACGAGGGTGTTGGGCGTGCCCACCGACTTGCCCTGGATCACGAACTCCGTGCAGCCGAAAGGCACGTACTGCTCGGCCACGGCGCGGGGCACGCCCATGGCGGCCCCCACGGCCGGCACCTCGACGTCGTCGTTGTAGAGCGTGGGGTAGGTGGCGCCCTCGGCGATGCAGGTGTAGGCGGCGTCCATGATGTCGGCAGGGGTCTCGCGGCAGAAGCGCAGGGTGAACTGGGGCTCCACGTAGCGGCAGTCGCGGCACACGCGCAGGGCGATGCGGCAGAGACGGTCCGCCGCGTCGGGGTTGGGCCGGCCGTAGCCGCCCACGACGATGCGACCGTTCACGGTGGTGCGGCGGTTCTCGATCATGGTCCAGAGGCCGCGGAGCCACCGGTAGGCGTCGTCCTCGGTGATGCGGCCGGACCGGATGTCGGCCTCGAGGTAGTCGCCGAGCAGGACGTCCAGGCGGCCGTAGTTGATGCAGCCCGACACGAGGGCGTAGAGCCAGAAGAGCTGGAGCGCCTGGTGGAAGGTGCAGGGCGGCCCGTGGCGCACGGCGCGGAGGTCGTCGACCATGAGGCGGAGCTCGGCGGCGCGGCCCTGCTCGCGACTCCCGCAGCGGGCCAGGGCCTCCCCCACGAGCTCCACCTGGCGGTCGATGCAGGCGCCGAAGAGGTCGAGAGCGCGGCCGCAGGCGTCGCGGAAGTCTCCCCGCTCCCCCGAGGCCACGAGGTCGGCCATGCCGTCCACGCCCAGGCGCAGCAGCTTGCCGTAGTCGAGCATCATGCCCGAGAGGCGCGCCGTGGCCATGAAGGGGTAGCTGCAGTCGATGAAGCGGCCCACGCAGGCGTCGTCGAGCACCTCGTCGCAGTAGAGGGCCTTGACGTCGTGGTCGCGCCAGTAGTCGAGCAGGGCGTCCACGCGGGCGCGTTCCCCCGGGGTCCCGAGCCGCTCCTTGAAGGCGCGGAGCTTGTGGAAGACGCAGTAGTGCCCCACGCCGCCGAGCGACGTCACGCAGCCGAAGCCCAGCGGCAGGAAGTCAAGGCGGCCGGCGATGGTGTCGTCGTCGCCGATGGAGCGGAAGAGCACCGGGTAGATCACCTCGAGGCAGGCGACCTCGCGCTCGAGGCGCGAGAGGCCGCGCTTCGTGGCGTCGCGGTGGACGGCCGTGTAGCGCTCCATGACCGCCAGCTGCTCGGCGGGGGTCTTCTCGCAGGGGATGGGGCGCGAGACCTCGACGTTCTGGGCGCCCTCGACATCGGTGCGGGCCATGGTGCTCCTCCTCGGAAGCGGCGGGCGGGGTACGGGCCGCGGGTGGGCGGCGGGTCAGTGGCTGGCGCGCTCGGCGTCCCTCCAGTTGTCGCGGTAGCCGTCGAGCAGGTCCACGAAGCGCTTTGCCGTGAGGTGCGGCCGGGTGATGGCGCTACCCACCACCACGGCATGGGCGCCGAGGAACACGCACTTCATGGCGTCCTCGGGGGTGTAGAGGTGCCCCTCCATCATCACGTAGGCCTTGTCGCCCAGGTCGCGGCAGAACCCGGCGAACATACGGTAGTCGGCACCCTCGATGTGGGCCGTCTCGGCCGTGTAGCCGTAGAGGGTGGGTGCCACGATGTCGGCCCCGTTGACGACGGCCAGGCGGGCCTCCTCGGCGTTGGAGACGTCGGCGAAGACGGGGGTCTCCGGGTGGCGCTCGCGCACCCGGGGCAGCAGGTCAGCAGCGCTGGTGCCCTCGTGGGTGGTCTGGAACGTGCAGTCGAGGGCCACGATGTCGGCGCCGGCCTCCACGATGGCGTCCACCTCGGCCATGGTGGGCGTGATGAAGACGTCGGTGTCGGGGTGCCAGACCTTCCAGAGGCCGATCACCGGCAGGTCGACGGCTTCCTTGATGGCGCGGATCTGCTCGGGGCTGTTGGCGCGGATGCCCACGGCGCCGGCCCACGCGGCGGCCTCGGCCATCTTGACCACCATGTCGGGCGTGTAGATGGGGTCGTCGTGCTGGACCTGGCAGCTCACGATCAGGCCGCCCGCCATGGGGTCGACGAGGTCGCGGACGTTGGGGCGCGGGCTGTGGAACATGGCTCCTCCAAGGGCTCGTCTCTGCACCCCCGGGCCGGAACCCGGGGCGCCGTCTCCCCCTAGGGCCATCATGGCAAATGTTTGGTACATTTTCAACGGGGGTTTTGGAGGGACGAGGTGATATACCATGGGGCCATGGATACCTTGGAAGCCCTGGTCGCCGCCGTCGACCCCACCGCCGCCCAACCCCTCTACAAGCAGATCGCCCAGGCCCTGCGTGCCCTCGTCACGGAGGGGGTGCTGGCGCCGGACGACCCGCTGCCCACCGAGAAGGAGATCTGCCGGGCCCTGGGCGTGGGCCGCTCCACGGTGCGCGCGGCGCTCTCCTCCCTGGTGGACGAGGGCATGGTCACGCGGAGGGCCGGCAAGGGCACCTTCGTGGCGCCGGCCACCATGCGCCGCACGCTCA
This genomic window contains:
- a CDS encoding pyruvate formate lyase family protein — its product is MARTDVEGAQNVEVSRPIPCEKTPAEQLAVMERYTAVHRDATKRGLSRLEREVACLEVIYPVLFRSIGDDDTIAGRLDFLPLGFGCVTSLGGVGHYCVFHKLRAFKERLGTPGERARVDALLDYWRDHDVKALYCDEVLDDACVGRFIDCSYPFMATARLSGMMLDYGKLLRLGVDGMADLVASGERGDFRDACGRALDLFGACIDRQVELVGEALARCGSREQGRAAELRLMVDDLRAVRHGPPCTFHQALQLFWLYALVSGCINYGRLDVLLGDYLEADIRSGRITEDDAYRWLRGLWTMIENRRTTVNGRIVVGGYGRPNPDAADRLCRIALRVCRDCRYVEPQFTLRFCRETPADIMDAAYTCIAEGATYPTLYNDDVEVPAVGAAMGVPRAVAEQYVPFGCTEFVIQGKSVGTPNTLVNLLKILQMSLHGGVDPQDGVQKAGPVAVRPLAELRTFEDVWDNYTALLDHYLDLAESCQTASYRVMNREVGFLFASMLTDDCLGRGRALLDGGVEILGGTCETYGNINASDSLWALKTLVFDEGRYTLEEVVAACDADFTSADPAEAARLARIQADLKAADKYGNDLEGPDAMADRLYEHVARGVRDRGRAAGMGYLLIVISNNQTNTDWGLQTAASPDGRPAGLYMNPANNPQAGAARSGPTAMLKSLVRFDPALHAGSVQNIKLTPQAFSNHPGKVRALFDTYFALGGCQLMVTVVDRGQLEDAQRRPELYPDLLVRVAGYSAVFVDLPREVQDEVMSRMLWD
- a CDS encoding N-acetylmannosamine-6-phosphate 2-epimerase; this encodes MFHSPRPNVRDLVDPMAGGLIVSCQVQHDDPIYTPDMVVKMAEAAAWAGAVGIRANSPEQIRAIKEAVDLPVIGLWKVWHPDTDVFITPTMAEVDAIVEAGADIVALDCTFQTTHEGTSAADLLPRVRERHPETPVFADVSNAEEARLAVVNGADIVAPTLYGYTAETAHIEGADYRMFAGFCRDLGDKAYVMMEGHLYTPEDAMKCVFLGAHAVVVGSAITRPHLTAKRFVDLLDGYRDNWRDAERASH